CGAGCCAGATTAATAGCCTGGTCCGTAGAAAGGGGAGCATACTCACGGATAATTTCTTTAAGATTCCGGCCTTCCACATATTCCATGACAATGTATTCCGTATCCCCGTCTTTGCCCACATCATAAATCGAGACAATATTGGGATGAGACAAACTTGCCGCGGACTGGGCTTCCCTTCTAAAACGGCGAATGAAGTCTTCATCTGTGACAAACTGCTCCCGGAGCACCTTAATGGTCACAACGCGGTTAAGTAAAAGATCTTTGGCTTTATAGACAATCGCCATACCTCCGGCGCCTATCCGCTCTAAAACCTCATATCGTCCCCCGAAGATTTTACTCACTTTTTGTCACCTGCTTTCTGATTCAGTGCTTCTTGAATAATCTGTCGTACGATAGGTGCTGCATTTCCTCCTCCGGTTCCCGCATTTTCAACAATGACAGCAACAGCAATCTGCGGATCTTCGGAAGGGGCAAAGGCGATATACCAAGCATGGGTCAGGACATTTCCTCCCGGCTCAGCGGAACCTGTTTTGCCGGCCACAGAAACATTGGGCAAGGCCCCGGGCGCAGCTGTACCTTCTGTCACCGCCGTAACCATGGCACTGGTAATCTTATCAGACTCTTCTTTGCTCAGTGCCGTCAACCAAGGTTCCGGCTTCTGTTCAAACAAGGTGTTTTGGGATGGATCCAAAACTCTTTCTATAATATGAGGGGTCATGATAACCCCATGGTTTGCAATGCCTGCTGTGATTAAGGCCATGTGGAAAGGGGAAACCAGAACTTCCCCCTGCCCAAAAGTACTGGCCGCCAGCAAATTGGTATTTAAGGAGGTCGGATTCATATCCCCATTAACAATGGAACTCCTGGGTACATTCAATTCAAAAGGAATCTTTTCCCCGAAGCCGAACCCTTTCGCCACGGAAAGGAAGGTTTTATCCCCGGCCTGAACACCGAAGGTTGCGAAGTAAGTGTTGCAGGAATCTGCCAAAGCCATATTATAATTAACCCAGCCGTGAGCTTTATCATTCTGTTCCGGAATGACTTGACCATTAATCACCGTTGATCCCTGGCATTGATACAGGTCCGTTGTGTTAAGCCCGCTCCTGAATAAAGCCGCTGATGTGACCACCTTCATGGTCGAGCCCGGCGGAAAAAGTGAAAAATAGCGGTGTTCCAAGGGCCGTAATTTATCCTGTAAAGATCTCTTTTCATCATCGCTTATCATCTGCTCCCAATTTTGATCCAAGTTGGCTGGATCGAAACTGGGCTGACTCACTAAAGCTAAAACTTCTCCCGTCTTGGGATCAATGGCCACAGCCGCTCCTTTTTTCCCCTTAAGAGCATTATAAGCAATGCTCTGGAGACGGGAATCCAAGGTCAGCACCACGTCATCCCCTTCACGAGGCAAA
This Desulfosporosinus orientis DSM 765 DNA region includes the following protein-coding sequences:
- a CDS encoding peptidoglycan D,D-transpeptidase FtsI family protein, with the protein product MRGVRKVALGMAFSFFILSLGLVYWQVVQADTLLANPANRRLILMENRVTRGGIFDRNGEIIAQTQVVDGKKVRVYPKGEMFEPALGYSSVKLGASGLEGSLANWLLGIKKATPTQAVQQLFALPREGDDVVLTLDSRLQSIAYNALKGKKGAAVAIDPKTGEVLALVSQPSFDPANLDQNWEQMISDDEKRSLQDKLRPLEHRYFSLFPPGSTMKVVTSAALFRSGLNTTDLYQCQGSTVINGQVIPEQNDKAHGWVNYNMALADSCNTYFATFGVQAGDKTFLSVAKGFGFGEKIPFELNVPRSSIVNGDMNPTSLNTNLLAASTFGQGEVLVSPFHMALITAGIANHGVIMTPHIIERVLDPSQNTLFEQKPEPWLTALSKEESDKITSAMVTAVTEGTAAPGALPNVSVAGKTGSAEPGGNVLTHAWYIAFAPSEDPQIAVAVIVENAGTGGGNAAPIVRQIIQEALNQKAGDKK